The following DNA comes from Paenibacillus crassostreae.
TTCAACATCTTTCTTAGTCAACCCGCTTTTTTCAGAAATGTTGTTAATAAGGTCTGTCTTGTTCATTTTTAATTTCCTCCTAAATATATCATTAAAAAGTTATTGGACATCCGTATGGCGGAGTCAGTATCAACGGATACAATCTTGCGCATATCGGAGTTGCACTATATGGGTATTCTTGATTAAGTTTCATATTCCTGCTTTTGCGCTGTAGTTTTTTATATTTTTAACCCGGATTTTGCTATTTATTGACGTTTTGTGACTTTGCCAATACCCAAATGTCTTCCATCTCTTCCAGATTTGCTTCTGTAATCGACCTTCCTCGCTCTTGTAAATATTCTTCAATAAAGTGGAATCTCTGGGTAAATTTCTGATTTGTTCTTGATAGTGCGTCCTCTGGATCGGCGTGAATGAATCGAGCAGCATTGGAGACAGCGAATAATAGATCACCTAACTCTAACACTTGCTCCTCCTGAGTTTGTCCCTGATCAATAGCTTCCCGTAATTCCACTAATTCTTCTTCTATTTTGGCAAACACACCATCGATATGGTCCCAATCGAATCCGACCTTGGCTGCTTTTTTCTGAATTTTATAGGCTTTCATCAATGCTGGTAAATCCCTTGGAATGCCATCTAGAACTGAAGCTTTCTCTGGATTTATTCCTTTGCGAAGTTTCTCTTCAGCTTTCATCTTCTCCCAATTATTCAAGGCAGATTCAGCGTCATTCGCAATGATATCACCAAATACATGCGGATGGCGGAAAATTAACTTATCATTGATACCTTGAATGACATCGTAGACGTTAAAGGTTCCGTTCTCTTCTTCCATCTGTGAATGAAGCAGGATTTGCAACAATAAGTCACCTAATTCTTCCTGCATATGCTCTGGATCATCCTCATCGATGGTCTCAAGCACTTCATATGTCTCTTCAATAAGGTTCTTACGTAATGAAGTATGGGTCTGTTCCCGATCCCATGGACATCCCTGAGGACTTCTTAGAATATCGACAATCTCATGCAGACGTGCAAAAGTACGTTGTCGAAGCTGATCATTGTCATCTCGAGGTATGTACACTAACGAAAGATTACCGAATCCCTCTACGCGATCTAATTCATATAATGGCACATGAACGATGTCCTCTTGCCCTTCTACACCCAAAGCATGTCCTACAGTAACGATATAATCATCCGGGTAGACCTCCATCAGGCTTAACTTCACTTCCGAGGCGGTAAAATGATCATATACTTGTCCGATCAACGTATGTAACTGCGGCTGGATCAACGTATGATTGAGTCCCGAGGCATCTAGTAACTGAAAACCTTCGATCGGATCAAATCCTAGTGCGGTAAAAGCTTCATCTAGGAAACTTTCTCCACCTAATATTTGTAACGTAATTCCATATTCGGGGCAGCGCTCCCGTAGAAGTTGTACCGTAGACTCTGCCACCATTGGATGACCGGGTACGGCATAGACGATCTCTGTTCCCGCTTCACCTTCGCTAGCCTTTTGAATTAATAAGTTGGCAATTGTATCATATACCTCTGGAAAAGAATCATAAGATTCATAGATTTCATCAAATGACTTCAATGTAACATGCCATTCTTCTAGTGTTGACATGACAGGATGATCCTTAGTTCTGACATACACTGTTGAAGCATTCTGTATTATCTTCATAATTCCTACGGTGAGCCGATCGGCATTTCCTGAACCCAGCCCTACAACCGTTAATATGGAGCTCATAACACATCCTCCGTTCTATCTTAATATACCCATATCACTTATTTCTATTGTAGCTTACATCCCTTAACGTAATACGTGTAACTTTTTAAGCCAATTGGCTAAGCCATTTCCAATCTTCGGCAGCATACGAAGTTCTTCT
Coding sequences within:
- the mazG gene encoding nucleoside triphosphate pyrophosphohydrolase, yielding MSSILTVVGLGSGNADRLTVGIMKIIQNASTVYVRTKDHPVMSTLEEWHVTLKSFDEIYESYDSFPEVYDTIANLLIQKASEGEAGTEIVYAVPGHPMVAESTVQLLRERCPEYGITLQILGGESFLDEAFTALGFDPIEGFQLLDASGLNHTLIQPQLHTLIGQVYDHFTASEVKLSLMEVYPDDYIVTVGHALGVEGQEDIVHVPLYELDRVEGFGNLSLVYIPRDDNDQLRQRTFARLHEIVDILRSPQGCPWDREQTHTSLRKNLIEETYEVLETIDEDDPEHMQEELGDLLLQILLHSQMEEENGTFNVYDVIQGINDKLIFRHPHVFGDIIANDAESALNNWEKMKAEEKLRKGINPEKASVLDGIPRDLPALMKAYKIQKKAAKVGFDWDHIDGVFAKIEEELVELREAIDQGQTQEEQVLELGDLLFAVSNAARFIHADPEDALSRTNQKFTQRFHFIEEYLQERGRSITEANLEEMEDIWVLAKSQNVNK